In the genome of Acanthopagrus latus isolate v.2019 chromosome 17, fAcaLat1.1, whole genome shotgun sequence, the window gttttaatttgtttcaccCGTCGGGGTCGATGCCAGACTCCTTGAGCCCCGACCGTCCGTCACATAATGCAGAAAAGACTTGTGATGTCATCGAGTGGCGGAGGGACCGCTGGTGTTGTGAGgctggaaaaatgtgttttggaaagAGTGAACGGAGCCAGTTGGTGACTGTATGTGCGTCTTTGTATTTATAGGTCAgatacaaacaacagcagatgtTGCATCTGACAGCCGGAGCGGTTTGGTTCCAGCTATTCTGAGCTAATATTTGCTAATTTTCCTGGAGAGTATATTTTTAACTCCTCTGATTGGATATCAGTGAGTAAATATCCAGTTTGACAGCAAATCTCAACGAGTGTATTTTCAACCCAACTCTTTCATAGTAATGATTTCTGCATCTTCTGATGTCGTGCTGGTTTGAGTgggatcagtgtttttttttttttttctactgctGGCTGCACGGGGGTTGATATTTTCTTATATTCTAAGCAGTTTTATTCATCAAGCACATATTATTAGATTCAGGGTGAGTTATGCTTTCTGAGGATATCATTACACCCAACGTACAGCCGGGAAAAGCTTTATTAAAGCTCTTTCCGCAGCAAGCATGGCCTCTTTTACTTGTAactccacctccatcccctCTATCTGCTCCAGCCGCAGACATGAAAGTCGCCTCACtacaaaacagcagaaacatgagctgccaacattttaaacTAGCGACGGGGCTGCAGACTTGCCATAATTTTCCAAAgcctctcctcacctcttcagcacaacacaaattGTGGGATCTATTGATCGAAAAGAGCAAAATTATCCCCGAAGTGCAAGTAGGAAATccatttcatttagtttttgaCAGCAGGCGTTGGAGGGCACAGTTTTCAAATTAGTTTAAATCATCAATTGTACCCCATTGAGGACATACAGTAACTTTATTCACCACAAATATAATGTGAAGTGAGTAAAATGCACACAATTCTTCTCCATTTTTTGTTATTCTCAATgatattttctccatttttcaaGTGTATTTCTGCTTTTAAACGGCAGACATCTCTGTAACGAGCCCTGCGCTCCAGTAACTGGCCCATTTAAGAgccagaaggttttttttttcctgagctgaTCAATACAAACTGAGGTCTGTTTTTCAAGTGAAACTGTTTTCACCTCATTAAATTTGCTTCACCACAAGTTCCCTCACCActtttgttctttcttctttctcagtCTGAGAGGAGAAACTTCTTTGGGTTtgaaagctttaaaacaaactgttttttactTGATATATTTGAACTCATCAacctttttattgtgtgtgtgtgtgtgtgtgtgtgtttataggaAACGTGGTCGGGACCAATGCCACTGAGCCGGAAATCACGGCCAATGTCACCTCCCTGCTCAACGAGGAGGAAGGTCCAGTCAAGGTTAACGAGGTGAGCATTTCAGTCAGTCCCATCAGCGCCGTGACCCCGAGGGCAGGCCGGATCCCTCGTGCCGGCCcagaagaggagcagagcagcGGCATGTTCGGTGAGACGGTGGTTCCGACGGTGGAGGAAGTTGTCATGCCAGCACCGTCCCAGCTCATCCCTGATTCTGCTGAGAAGGAGGACCTGCTGCCTGGCAGCCCACGCGGACCGGAGGTCatggagggcgaggaggaggaagaggaggaggaggaacgtCTGCCACACACCGACCCGCCTTGGATTCACGACAAGGACACAGCCGTGTTTGACTTGGATCGCCTTTTCACCACCACCGCCCCGCCCTCGACCGCCTCCAACCCTTCCAACCCCGACGTGGTCCGCGTGAACTTCTTCGACCCTTCCTCTCGTGGGCGCAACCTCGACCTGGCCCCACCCTCTCCCTCATCACTGGCTCATGAGTTGCAGGGCGGTGACCCCACTTCCTGGGCGATGCCGGACAACTACGACTACCTCACACCCTACGAGGATGGCGTGTCCCCGACTGCTGATGAGTACACCTACAGCACCACCACTGACGCCTACGAGAGCGACGAAGACCTCCGGCTCCGCTCCAGGCCCCGGGGCCCAGGGTCCGGCTCCTTCATCCCTGGGGGGGCAATTCCTGGCGCAGGAGCTCCAGTACCAAACGTTCCTGCAGCGGCTCCTCCCGCGGCGGTAGACGGGTCAGACGGGATGGGTGGATGCCGCGTGGGCTACCAGATGGTGAACGGAAGTTGCCGCTCACCCTGCGACACGCTGCCAAACTACTGCTTCAACGGGGGACAGTGTTACCTGCTGGAGGGCATGGGAGTCTTCTGCAGGTAcgataaacacaaacacacttactcAGTTACAAAAGCATAAATACTCAGCAACACGTGGGCTGTATAACTTTTAAAATCCTCTAAGTGAGGTGTGAAACTTTGGCAATCACAAATTTGATGCGATTTCAATTGTTGGCCATTCGATCTAATTCAGAATCGATCTGATTGAATGAATAGAAAAAGGAAGTATTATTTTCAGTCTTCTGCTCCAGTTTATTGTTTGCTAAACCATCAACTGGTACCTAAATTTGCTGAAATACAATAACTGGACGTCGActgctgaatgtttctttttgaaAGGTCAATGATCCAGTCATTAAGTAAAAGAAACCCTTGCAGCCGCTGCCTCGTTGCCTTGTAGACTTCAAATAGTCCTGGTGCTGCACT includes:
- the cspg5a gene encoding chondroitin sulfate proteoglycan 5 isoform X2 gives rise to the protein MQGKEASFCTGCWRLTLLSCVLALHLIPVPVHGNVVGTNATEPEITANVTSLLNEEEGPVKVNEVSISVSPISAVTPRAGRIPRAGPEEEQSSGMFGETVVPTVEEVVMPAPSQLIPDSAEKEDLLPGSPRGPEVMEGEEEEEEEEERLPHTDPPWIHDKDTAVFDLDRLFTTTAPPSTASNPSNPDVVRVNFFDPSSRGRNLDLAPPSPSSLAHELQGGDPTSWAMPDNYDYLTPYEDGVSPTADEYTYSTTTDAYESDEDLRLRSRPRGPGSGSFIPGGAIPGAGAPVPNVPAAAPPAAVDGSDGMGGCRVGYQMVNGSCRSPCDTLPNYCFNGGQCYLLEGMGVFCRCNVQDYIWHKGARCESVVTEFQVMCLAVGASALVVLLLFMIIVCFAKKLHVLKTENKKLRKRSKYRPTSEQHNDNFSLSTIAEGSHPNVRKLCDTPPNVPHARALAYYDNIICQDDPNSQNKLEDPVKAPTKEDDSLNIHNSLTPKHENHKVLGEENSSEVNSLQNNMM
- the cspg5a gene encoding chondroitin sulfate proteoglycan 5 isoform X1, with the protein product MQGKEASFCTGCWRLTLLSCVLALHLIPVPVHGNVVGTNATEPEITANVTSLLNEEEGPVKVNEVSISVSPISAVTPRAGRIPRAGPEEEQSSGMFGETVVPTVEEVVMPAPSQLIPDSAEKEDLLPGSPRGPEVMEGEEEEEEEEERLPHTDPPWIHDKDTAVFDLDRLFTTTAPPSTASNPSNPDVVRVNFFDPSSRGRNLDLAPPSPSSLAHELQGGDPTSWAMPDNYDYLTPYEDGVSPTADEYTYSTTTDAYESDEDLRLRSRPRGPGSGSFIPGGAIPGAGAPVPNVPAAAPPAAVDGSDGMGGCRVGYQMVNGSCRSPCDTLPNYCFNGGQCYLLEGMGVFCRCNVQDYIWHKGARCESVVTEFQVMCLAVGASALVVLLLFMIIVCFAKKLHVLKTENKKLRKRSSKYRPTSEQHNDNFSLSTIAEGSHPNVRKLCDTPPNVPHARALAYYDNIICQDDPNSQNKLEDPVKAPTKEDDSLNIHNSLTPKHENHKVLGEENSSEVNSLQNNMM
- the cspg5a gene encoding chondroitin sulfate proteoglycan 5 isoform X6, producing the protein MQGKEASFCTGCWRLTLLSCVLALHLIPVPVHGNVVGTNATEPEITANVTSLLNEEEGPVKVNEVSISVSPISAVTPRAGRIPRAGPEEEQSSGMFGETVVPTVEEVVMPAPSQLIPDSAEKEDLLPGSPRGPEVMEGEEEEEEEEERLPHTDPPWIHDKDTAVFDLDRLFTTTAPPSTASNPSNPDVVRVNFFDPSSRGRNLDLAPPSPSSLAHELQGGDPTSWAMPDNYDYLTPYEDGVSPTADEYTYSTTTDAYESDEDLRLRSRPRGPGSGSFIPGGAIPGAGAPVPNVPAAAPPAAVDGSDGMGGCRVGYQMVNGSCRSPCDTLPNYCFNGGQCYLLEGMGVFCRCNVQDYIWHKGARCESVVTEFQVMCLAVGASALVVLLLFMIIVCFAKKLHVLKTENKKLRKRSKYRPTSEQHNDNFSLSTIAEGSHPNDDPNSQNKLEDPVKAPTKEDDSLNIHNSLTPKHENHKVLGEENSSEVNSLQNNMM
- the cspg5a gene encoding chondroitin sulfate proteoglycan 5 isoform X3, whose product is MQGKEASFCTGCWRLTLLSCVLALHLIPVPVHGNVVGTNATEPEITANVTSLLNEEEGPVKVNEVSISVSPISAVTPRAGRIPRAGPEEEQSSGMFGETVVPTVEEVVMPAPSQLIPDSAEKEDLLPGSPRGPEVMEGEEEEEEEEERLPHTDPPWIHDKDTAVFDLDRLFTTTAPPSTASNPSNPDVVRVNFFDPSSRGRNLDLAPPSPSSLAHELQGGDPTSWAMPDNYDYLTPYEDGVSPTADEYTYSTTTDAYESDEDLRLRSRPRGPGSGSFIPGGAIPGAGAPVPNVPAAAPPAAVDGSDGMGGCRVGYQMVNGSCRSPCDTLPNYCFNGGQCYLLEGMGVFCRCNVQDYIWHKGARCESVVTEFQVMCLAVGASALVVLLLFMIIVCFAKKLHVLKTENKKLRKRSSKYRPTSEQHNDNFSLSTIAEGSHPNKTMSRYTWECKTKEESDCEDDPNSQNKLEDPVKAPTKEDDSLNIHNSLTPKHENHKVLGEENSSEVNSLQNNMM
- the cspg5a gene encoding chondroitin sulfate proteoglycan 5 isoform X5; protein product: MQGKEASFCTGCWRLTLLSCVLALHLIPVPVHGNVVGTNATEPEITANVTSLLNEEEGPVKVNEVSISVSPISAVTPRAGRIPRAGPEEEQSSGMFGETVVPTVEEVVMPAPSQLIPDSAEKEDLLPGSPRGPEVMEGEEEEEEEEERLPHTDPPWIHDKDTAVFDLDRLFTTTAPPSTASNPSNPDVVRVNFFDPSSRGRNLDLAPPSPSSLAHELQGGDPTSWAMPDNYDYLTPYEDGVSPTADEYTYSTTTDAYESDEDLRLRSRPRGPGSGSFIPGGAIPGAGAPVPNVPAAAPPAAVDGSDGMGGCRVGYQMVNGSCRSPCDTLPNYCFNGGQCYLLEGMGVFCRCNVQDYIWHKGARCESVVTEFQVMCLAVGASALVVLLLFMIIVCFAKKLHVLKTENKKLRKRSSKYRPTSEQHNDNFSLSTIAEGSHPNDDPNSQNKLEDPVKAPTKEDDSLNIHNSLTPKHENHKVLGEENSSEVNSLQNNMM
- the cspg5a gene encoding chondroitin sulfate proteoglycan 5 isoform X7, whose product is MQGKEASFCTGCWRLTLLSCVLALHLIPVPVHGNVVGTNATEPEITANVTSLLNEEEGPVKVNEVSISVSPISAVTPRAGRIPRAGPEEEQSSGMFGETVVPTVEEVVMPAPSQLIPDSAEKEDLLPGSPRGPEVMEGEEEEEEEEERLPHTDPPWIHDKDTAVFDLDRLFTTTAPPSTASNPSNPDVVRVNFFDPSSRGRNLDLAPPSPSSLAHELQGGDPTSWAMPDNYDYLTPYEDGVSPTADEYTYSTTTDAYESDEDLRLRSRPRGPGSGSFIPGGAIPGAGAPVPNVPAAAPPAAVDGSDGMGGCRVGYQMVNGSCRSPCDTLPNYCFNGGQCYLLEGMGVFCRCNVQDYIWHKGARCESVVTEFQVMCLAVGASALVVLLLFMIIVCFAKKLHVLKTENKKLRKRSSKYRPTSEQHNDNFSLSTIAEGSHPNKTMSRYTWECKTKEESDCEFHADGRTEGPYPVTMEVTYPHVLPEVTI
- the cspg5a gene encoding chondroitin sulfate proteoglycan 5 isoform X4; translation: MQGKEASFCTGCWRLTLLSCVLALHLIPVPVHGNVVGTNATEPEITANVTSLLNEEEGPVKVNEVSISVSPISAVTPRAGRIPRAGPEEEQSSGMFGETVVPTVEEVVMPAPSQLIPDSAEKEDLLPGSPRGPEVMEGEEEEEEEEERLPHTDPPWIHDKDTAVFDLDRLFTTTAPPSTASNPSNPDVVRVNFFDPSSRGRNLDLAPPSPSSLAHELQGGDPTSWAMPDNYDYLTPYEDGVSPTADEYTYSTTTDAYESDEDLRLRSRPRGPGSGSFIPGGAIPGAGAPVPNVPAAAPPAAVDGSDGMGGCRVGYQMVNGSCRSPCDTLPNYCFNGGQCYLLEGMGVFCRCNVQDYIWHKGARCESVVTEFQVMCLAVGASALVVLLLFMIIVCFAKKLHVLKTENKKLRKRSKYRPTSEQHNDNFSLSTIAEGSHPNKTMSRYTWECKTKEESDCEDDPNSQNKLEDPVKAPTKEDDSLNIHNSLTPKHENHKVLGEENSSEVNSLQNNMM